A window of the Megalopta genalis isolate 19385.01 chromosome 2, iyMegGena1_principal, whole genome shotgun sequence genome harbors these coding sequences:
- the Atet gene encoding ABC transporter expressed in trachea: MHQQMMADLKNLTLCDGGGSRYSGDEQVQFIPGGSHQVTIKSPPASLHLENLNNAVLSAPQNNLHCNCNGNASNGAAVAMCSNSMLVRKVPNHSPGQDGKRPAVTLSHLPKRPPVDIEFKDLEYSVSEGRKRGYKTIMKCINGKFRSGELTAIMGPSGAGKSTLMNVLAGYKTSHLCGSVLINGKDRNLRRFRKMSCYIMQDDRLLPHLTVLEAMTVSANLKLGKDIGAREKKVVIEEIIETLGLNDASNTQTHCLSGGQRKRLSIALELVNNPPVMFFDEPTSGLDSSTCYQCLSLLKSLSRGGRTIICTIHQPSARLFEMFDNLYLLAEGQCIYQGNVGGLVPFLSSMGLECPSYHNPADYVMEVACGEHGECVHKLVIAVNNGKCANYQHNQAAMNAVQTLPNDIAKESPQQETKSETALIPNGVLKQPNGGTVINMPISCTTSLLDSAESIEQTVGFPTNSFTQFWILLKRIFLSQIRDMTLTRVRLISHIIVGFLIGGIYYDIGNEASQVMSNAGCVFFTVMFLMFTAMMPTILTFPSEMVVFVREHLNYWYSVKSYYLARTLADVPFQIVYSIAYVVIVYFMTSQPLETNRFMMYLTICVLTALVSQSIGLVIGAAMSVESGVFIGPVSSVPIVLFSGFFVNFDAIPKYLKFLSYVSYVRYSFEGAMISVYGYNRAKLKCSDPYCHFKSPTKFLEAMSMQDAVFWVDAVALAGILLFLRVAAYFVLRLKLRSLR; this comes from the exons CATCAGCAGATGATGGCGGATCTGAAGAATCTCACTCTGTGCGATGGAGGAGGGTCCAGGTACAGCGGCGACGAGCAGGTACAGTTTATACCTGGCGGCAGCCACCAGGTGACAATTAAGTCGCCGCCGGCTTCGCTCCACCTGGAGAACCTCAACAATGCGGTCCTCAG CGCGCCGCAGAACAATCTCCACTGTAACTGCAACGGGAACGCGTCGAACGGCGCCGCGGTCGCGATGTGCAGCAACAGCATGCTGGTGAGAAAGGTGCCGAACCATAGTCCGGGCCAGGACGGCAAGAGGCCGGCTGTCACGCTGTCCCACCTACCGAAGAGGCCACCGGTTGACATTGAGTTCAAGGATCTGGAGTACAGCGTGTCCGAAGGCAGGAAGAGAG GTTACAAGACGATCATGAAATGCATCAACGGGAAATTTCGGTCCGGCGAGCTGACCGCCATCATGGGCCCCTCCGGAGCCGGGAAGAGCACCCTGATGAACGTTCTAGCTGGTTACAA GACCTCTCATCTGTGCGGCTCCGTTCTGATCAACGGAAAGGACAGGAACCTGCGACGATTTCGCAAGATGTCCTGCTACATCATGCAGGACGATCGTCTGCTGCCTCATCTGACGGTTCTCGAGGCGATGACCGTCTCCGCGAACCTGAAGCTGGGCAAAGACATCGGCGCCAGGGAGAAGAAAGTGGTG ATCGAGGAGATCATCGAAACTCTCGGCCTAAACGACGCGAGCAACACGCAAACCCACTGCCTCAGCGGGGGACAGAGGAAGAGGCTGTCGATCGCGTTGGAACTAGTCAACAATCCTCCGGTGATGTTCTTCGACGAGCCGACTTCCGGTCTGGACAGCTCGACTTGTTACCAGTGTCTAAGTTTGCTCAAATCGTTAAGTAGAGGAG GGAGAACGATCATCTGTACAATCCACCAGCCGAGCGCGCGGCTGTTCGAGATGTTCGACAACCTGTACCTATTGGCCGAAGGGCAGTGTATATATCAAGGGAACGTGGGCGGTCTGGTGCCGTTTTTGTCGTCGATGGGTCTGGAATGTCCGAGCTATCACAACCCGGCGGATTACG TGATGGAGGTGGCATGCGGCGAGCACGGCGAGTGCGTTCATAAGCTGGTGATAGCCGTGAACAATGGGAAGTGCGCGAACTATCAGCACAATCAGGCGGCGATGAACGCGGTGCAGACGTTGCCGAACGACATCGCGAAGGAATCGCCCCAGCAAGAAACGAAATCCGAGACGGCGCTGATACCGAACGGCGTGCTCAAGCAGCCGAACGGAGGAACCGTGATCAACATGCCGATCTCGTGCACCACCTCTTTGCTGGACAGCGCGGAGAGCATAGAGCAGACGGTCGGCTTCCCAACGAACAGCTTCACCCAATTCTGGATTCTGCTTAAGAGGATATTCTTGTCGCAGATAAGAGACATG ACATTAACGAGAGTAAGGCTGATTTCGCACATAATCGTTGGGTTCCTCATCGGCGGGATTTATTACGACATCGGCAACGAGGCCTCGCAAGTGATGAGCAACGCCGGTTGCGTGTTTTTTACGGTGATGTTTCTCATGTTCACGGCCATGATGCCTACCATTCTCACAT TCCCCTCGGAAATGGTTGTGTTCGTGAGGGAACATTTAAATTACTGGTACTCCGTGAAGTCGTACTACCTCGCGAGGACTTTGGCTGATGTGCCCTTTCAG ATAGTGTACTCTATAGCATACGTCGTTATTGTATATTTCATGACGTCACAGCCATTGGAGACGAATAGGTTCATGATGTATTTAACTATATGTGTATTGACAGCGTTAGTGTCTCAATCCATCGGTTTAGTCATAGGTGCAGCGATGAGCGTCGAG AGCGGAGTGTTCATCGGTCCGGTGTCGTCGGTGCCGATCGTCCTGTTCTCCGGTTTCTTCGTCAACTTCGACGCGATCCCAAAGTACCTGAAGTTCCTCTCGTACGTGAGCTACGTCCGGTACAGCTTCGAAGGGGCGATGATCTCGGTGTACGGCTACAATCGGGCCAAGCTCAAGTGTTCCGACCCCTACTGCCACTTCAAGAGCCCGACGAAGTTCCTCGAGGCGATGTCGATGCAGGACGCGGTCTTCTGGGTGGACGCGGTCGCGCTCGCTGGCATCCTCCTATTCCTCCGAGTGGCCGCCTACTTCGTGCTCAGGCTGAAGCTGCGATCTCTCCGCTAA